The Thunnus albacares chromosome 21, fThuAlb1.1, whole genome shotgun sequence genome window below encodes:
- the tmem108 gene encoding transmembrane protein 108, which translates to MKTSLQVLRCQLLSVLAFLALPVGLLSSAQELYLSQTSQDSVSMAATHSSPLSAPKPSQLDLHQEGSSSGEWSSTGGTQPSDIILPTVTLHPFAWLHPTRTSSLAHEKTPIHDTDTVTPNTVSTKPDHVTESRVIQPQEPSSDIVNQGHMHKLVRVPQVFNPVTVSTNQASSSSSPKSPSTDVPNIDVESVARGAPNPLALMSSSGSDRGDTLGPELSPHHVQPLKLSEEEPTDPSRQYVPDQPSSLTSLSSSSVDDDLALGLNLRKQAWGVPEVAAHHTITLREVPANMNEPPTAGLVIEPKEGSVSPVESPPENITSTASTPAQSTEPSPSTPSPTIIQNNHTATNETTSKDSHVQAGPRSSPQGNGTDNNPIGPWSANVTTFGELLANSSSVKEAPAQGNSSESPSTASRNFLNRQVPATTQDPWTTGNSSGPTVDSPLSRMTICLSRMDIVWIVLAISVPVSSCSVLLTVCCMRKKKKSSSQENNLSYWNNAITMDYFSRHAVELPREIHTLESEEQDTCLPPNGDYSGSSVVLVNPFCQETLFINRDKASAI; encoded by the exons ATGAAGACAAGCCTGCAGGTCCTGCGCTGCCAGCTGCTGA GTGTTCTAGCATTCCTAGCACTGCCAGTAGGACTGTTGTCATCAGCACAGGAGCTGTACCTCAGCCAGACGTCCCAGGACTCTGTCTCCATGGCAGCCACCCACAGCAGCCCCCTGTCTGCCCCCAAACCCTCCCAGCTGGACTTGCATCAGGAAGGCTCCAGTAGTGGGGAATGGTCATCCACAGGAGGCACTCAACCCTCAGACATCATCCTTCCTACTGTTACACTCCACCCTTTTGCCTGGCTTCACCCAACCCGAACCTCCAGCCTGGCTCATGAAAAAACTCCCATTCATGACACAGATACTGTTACCCCAAACACTGTGAGCACCAAGCCAGATCATGTGACTGAAAGCCGTGTGATTCAGCCCCAGGAGCCAAGCTCTGATATTGTGAACCAAGGCCACATGCACAAATTGGTCAGGGTACCTCAAGTCTTTAACCCAGTTACTGTCAGCACTAACcaggccagcagcagcagcagccctaAATCTCCCAGCACAGATGTCCCAAATATAGATGTGGAATCTGTTGCTAGAGGGGCTCCAAACCCCCTGGCCCTTATGTCCAGCTCTGGATCAGACAGAGGAGACACACTGGGACCTGAGCTCTCTCCACACCATGTCCAGCCTCTGAAGTTGAGTGAGGAGGAACCCACAGACCCCAGCCGGCAGTATGTTCCAGATCAGccctcctctctgacctccctctcctcttcctcagtggATGATGATCTTGCACTAGGTTTAAATCTCAGAAAGCAGGCTTGGGGTGTCCCAGAGGTGGCTGCACACCACACCATCACCCTGAGGGAGGTGCCTGCGAACATGAACGAGCCCCCCACTGCTGGGCTGGTGATAGAGCCAAAGGAAGGGTCTGTCTCTCCTGTCGAGAGCCCGCCAGAGAATATAACTTCCACTGCGTCCACCCCAGCCCAGTCCACTGAGCCCAGCCCCAGCACACCCAGTCCTACGATCATCCAAAACAACCACACCGCAACCAACGAGACCACTTCTAAGGACAGTCATGTTCAGGCTGGTCCTCGCTCATCACCTCAAGGTAATGGCACAGACAATAACCCTATCGGACCCTGGTCGGCGAATGTAACTACATTTGGAGAGTTGCTCGCTAACAGCAGTTCAGTCAAGGAGGCGCCTGCTCAGGGGAACAGCTCAGAGTCCCCTTCAACAGCCAGCAGGAACTTCCTGAACAGACAGGTTCCCGCCACCACACAGGACCCCTGGACAACCGGCAACAGCTCAGGCCCCACCGTCGACTCCCCCCTGTCCCGCATGACCATCTGCTTGAGCAGGATGGATATTGTGTGGATCGTGCTGGCCATCAGTGTGCCTGTGTCCTCGTGTT CCGTGCTGTTGACTGTGTGCTGtatgaggaaaaagaagaagtcGTCAAGTCAAGAGAACAACCTCAGCTACTGGAACAACGCCATCACCATGGACTACTTCAGCCGGCATGCTGTGGAGCTGCCCAGAGAGATACACACTCTGGAGAGTGAG GAGCAGGACACCTGTCTACCCCCTAATGGAGACTACAGCGGCAGCAGCGTGGTCCTGGTTAACCCTTTCTGCCAAGAGACCCTCTTCATCAACAGAGACAAAGCTTCTGCCATctag
- the cdv3 gene encoding protein CDV3 homolog isoform X2 — MADAPPEKSLDDFFAKRDKKKKKEKGKGKESAAGPTSSVLKKTKKEKEKSTKNENQDAQIEKDEEWKEFEQKEVDYSGLRLQALQISDEKEEEDYEKEEVGEDGEIILVSGDKVSGPWNKSGAPPPPPAAAPVEDVEVPEAKPAGVYRPPGARLTTTKRSHTQGPPEIFSDAQFPSLLATAKHVETRKDREMEETFEVVKHRNRGHLKRTLLVVSRAVACLWISPLCEKKIQKKKILLFENVVLL, encoded by the exons ATGGCGGATGCACCACCAGAGAAGAGCCTGGACGATTTCTTTGCCAAGCGggataaaaagaagaagaaagaaaagggaaaggGCAAGGAGTCCGCCGCCGGGCCCACGTCCTCAGTGTTGAAAAAGACcaaaaaggagaaggaaaaatCGACTAAAAACGAGAATCAAGACGCGCAGATTGAGAAG GACGAGGAATGGAAAGAGTTTGAGCAGAAGGAAGTGGACTACAGCGGGCTTCGGCTCCAAGCTTTACAAATAAG TGacgagaaagaggaagaggactATGAGAAGGAAGAGGTTGGTGAGGACGGAGAGATCATTCTGGTCAGTGGAGACAAAGTGTCAGGGCCCTGGAACAAGTCTggagctcctcctcctcctcctgccgcCGCACCTGTTG AGGATGTAGAGGTGCCTGAGGCAAAGCCTGCGGGTGTATATCGCCCTCCGGGGGCTCGGCTGACCACCACCAAACGAAGCCACACCCAGGGCCCTCCTGAGATCTTCAGTGACGCACAGTTCCCCTCTCTATTGGCCACCGCCAAGCATGTGGAGACACGCAA GGACAGAGAAATGGAGGAGACCTTTGAAGTTGTGAAACACAGGAACCGTGGTCATCTAAAGAGAACTTTGCTTGTTGTCTCACGGGCTGTTGCCTGCCTCTGGATCTCACCACTCTGtgaaaaaaagatacaaaagaaaaaaatccttctGTTCGAGAATGTAGTGCTGTTGTAG
- the cdv3 gene encoding protein CDV3 homolog isoform X1, which yields MADAPPEKSLDDFFAKRDKKKKKEKGKGKESAAGPTSSVLKKTKKEKEKSTKNENQDAQIEKEDEEWKEFEQKEVDYSGLRLQALQISDEKEEEDYEKEEVGEDGEIILVSGDKVSGPWNKSGAPPPPPAAAPVEDVEVPEAKPAGVYRPPGARLTTTKRSHTQGPPEIFSDAQFPSLLATAKHVETRKDREMEETFEVVKHRNRGHLKRTLLVVSRAVACLWISPLCEKKIQKKKILLFENVVLL from the exons ATGGCGGATGCACCACCAGAGAAGAGCCTGGACGATTTCTTTGCCAAGCGggataaaaagaagaagaaagaaaagggaaaggGCAAGGAGTCCGCCGCCGGGCCCACGTCCTCAGTGTTGAAAAAGACcaaaaaggagaaggaaaaatCGACTAAAAACGAGAATCAAGACGCGCAGATTGAGAAG GAGGACGAGGAATGGAAAGAGTTTGAGCAGAAGGAAGTGGACTACAGCGGGCTTCGGCTCCAAGCTTTACAAATAAG TGacgagaaagaggaagaggactATGAGAAGGAAGAGGTTGGTGAGGACGGAGAGATCATTCTGGTCAGTGGAGACAAAGTGTCAGGGCCCTGGAACAAGTCTggagctcctcctcctcctcctgccgcCGCACCTGTTG AGGATGTAGAGGTGCCTGAGGCAAAGCCTGCGGGTGTATATCGCCCTCCGGGGGCTCGGCTGACCACCACCAAACGAAGCCACACCCAGGGCCCTCCTGAGATCTTCAGTGACGCACAGTTCCCCTCTCTATTGGCCACCGCCAAGCATGTGGAGACACGCAA GGACAGAGAAATGGAGGAGACCTTTGAAGTTGTGAAACACAGGAACCGTGGTCATCTAAAGAGAACTTTGCTTGTTGTCTCACGGGCTGTTGCCTGCCTCTGGATCTCACCACTCTGtgaaaaaaagatacaaaagaaaaaaatccttctGTTCGAGAATGTAGTGCTGTTGTAG
- the cdv3 gene encoding protein CDV3 homolog isoform X3 has translation MADAPPEKSLDDFFAKRDKKKKKEKGKGKESAAGPTSSVLKKTKKEKEKSTKNENQDAQIEKEDEEWKEFEQKEVDYSGLRLQALQISDEKEEEDYEKEEVGEDGEIILVSGDKVSGPWNKSGAPPPPPAAAPVEDVEVPEAKPAGVYRPPGARLTTTKRSHTQGPPEIFSDAQFPSLLATAKHVETRKDREMEKTFEVVKHRNRGREESGGASMQHLQLDNQYAILGDK, from the exons ATGGCGGATGCACCACCAGAGAAGAGCCTGGACGATTTCTTTGCCAAGCGggataaaaagaagaagaaagaaaagggaaaggGCAAGGAGTCCGCCGCCGGGCCCACGTCCTCAGTGTTGAAAAAGACcaaaaaggagaaggaaaaatCGACTAAAAACGAGAATCAAGACGCGCAGATTGAGAAG GAGGACGAGGAATGGAAAGAGTTTGAGCAGAAGGAAGTGGACTACAGCGGGCTTCGGCTCCAAGCTTTACAAATAAG TGacgagaaagaggaagaggactATGAGAAGGAAGAGGTTGGTGAGGACGGAGAGATCATTCTGGTCAGTGGAGACAAAGTGTCAGGGCCCTGGAACAAGTCTggagctcctcctcctcctcctgccgcCGCACCTGTTG AGGATGTAGAGGTGCCTGAGGCAAAGCCTGCGGGTGTATATCGCCCTCCGGGGGCTCGGCTGACCACCACCAAACGAAGCCACACCCAGGGCCCTCCTGAGATCTTCAGTGACGCACAGTTCCCCTCTCTATTGGCCACCGCCAAGCATGTGGAGACACGCAA GgacagagaaatggagaagaCCTTTGAAGTTGTGAAACACAGGAACCGTGGTAGAGAGGAGAGCGGTGGCGCTTCTATGCAGCACTTGCAGCTTGACAACCAGTACGCCATCCTGGGGGATAAGTAG